From the genome of Gambusia affinis linkage group LG04, SWU_Gaff_1.0, whole genome shotgun sequence:
TCTCCTCAGGCCATGACTTTTCTCCGCAAGGCGTTTTAGTTTGTCTGTTCGGATCATTCTGTCCAAGCTGTGACCCAAACTGTAACCTCAGATAAAAGGAAATGGTTCAGGGTATTAGGGGACAATCCAGAAACTCTCTCCAATACAAAATGCAGGATGGTAGAACATCAGTTTTAGTGAACAAATTTAACCACACTGGAATGAGTGAAGGTAAGCTTTCAAACCTGCAGCAACAGTAAAGAAAGATGATGGCATGCTTTATTTTTGGGACATTGGAAAAAGTGAATGTCACAATAAAGCAGGGCTATCAACAGCAAGATAGCTACACAGTAACCGTTTCAACAGGACAGCGTTCCCAAGCTGAGGTCAGATCTGAGTTTGTGATGGAAAGAGCTGGCTGACATTAGGATTCTGAATGGAGCCCATTAACTATGCATAAAAAGGTGATTCCAGAGCAAGGAAAGGAAAAGTGACCCAACGTTCAATCAAAAAGAATAGGTACCACAAACCTGTTGGTGgtcataaaaactgttttggcAACTTGACACACTTTTCCAACTATTAATCAGTGTGTGTATACATTTGATTCTTTATAATTCTGACGTTGCTCAGATTTTAGAAAAAGTAGCAaaacaattatatatattttttctaaactcATTGGAATAGTTGTATTTTCAGTCCAgtttgggggggggaaaaaaggatgGTTTGAATGCATCAATAAACGCTCAAATTTTGCTGTTGAGTTGAATGTAAACGTCTGATCAGCACTGTAGCTTTCTGGTGGTATGACGGAAAACACAATAACTGTGAAGGCCTGTGAAGAATCCTGAAAGGATTTCAGTCAGCCAGCTCTCAGTCCTCACAGTTTCATTACAAAGACGCCTTGGACAGTCATTGGATGCAAAACACCAGATGGTCAACGGGTCGGAATGAAACTATAGAAACGTCTTATACAATCAGTCAAAAACAGATGAATGGTCGTCATTGGAAACAGTCAGCTGAGCTCCTGGGATTGACTTCCATTACTGGGAACATGGATCCTCATTATACAAGGACGGAAAACAGTCAGAGGCATAATCCCCGAAGAGCCTCCCGAATCTGACAGGACAGATTTTTAACAAACCATGGGTGTTAGCTCATCaggcaaacaaaacatttttcagcaaGCACCGGATATTCtgctataatttattttttctgaaaaacattctACACATTTAATCTCAAGCTATGGACAAAGCAGATGCATACATGTACAGGCATAATCTTAACAGCAGCTTTAACCCCGTCTGATGCAGTAAATACACAGAGAACAAATTAGTCGAATCACTCTGCATGTCAAAGGTAAGAACAGATATAATACAGATGTGGAATtagtaaaatgtttcacagagaCTCATTTCCGTACAGAGAAGAACCATTCCTCATAAATAAGTTGAAAGTGACTCGACACGTAATATTTGCAGGAATTCGACCCTTTTCTGTTGCTCCTCTTATCAAAAGTAACAATTCATGATAGAGACACACAGACTAAAAAGGGTTggcttctttgaaaaaaaaaaaaaataataataataataaagaaacatagGAAATGTTAATGGATCCTGGTAGCTGATGGTCatattcctctttttgtttattctgtgcCTTGACAGACGTCTATGCAGAGCTGGAAACAGCCAGTTTCTTTAAATGGTCCATGAAGACCTGCAGGCTGACATCATCAGTCAGGATTGGCGCTCCTGTCTCctacagacaaacaaaacataattaacaTTCACCGTTTATTCACAAATGGATGTTTTCATAACATAACTGATCTGATGATAAGTTCACAGCATGGCACACTCAGACCTCAATCTGTTGATAATCCTATGCCATGCGTTTCGGCAGTTTAGACAACAGTTCAAGGGTTCACCCCTTCCTCTCGATGCAGGAAGTAAGGAGTTTAATGCCGATTACAGATTTTAATCTTCcaagtttcaaataaaaggttaaataatCCAAGACCTGCGCTGGGAGACTTCTGAAGTAGTAGATCTGCATTTTACACAGGAAATCTGGGGGATTTTTGGATGATTTGTTTCATTGACGTTTTGCAGAAGATTTTATCTGTGACTACAACGGCTCTGCAGGACAGTGGAATAATCTCAATCCAGACAACAGCACCGCACAATGGTGTCCatgatttaaatgtatttcatttggattttatatgGGAAAAGAAATCCCATAGAGAGATCCAAAGTTTAGATGAAGAAGTTGTCAACAGGGCAACTACAAATCTGCCCTCTATgggaaagagggagaaaaaaccCCCTACAGTTTAAGTACTATGAATGAGAAAGTGTGTACCTGTCCCCAGGCATAGAGGTTGTTGTGCGTTTGCGACGGGTTGACTTTAGACAGCAGGAATCGTGCCTGTGAGCCTCCATGTTCAGTGTCGACGTAGCGAGGCATGGGGAAGCGTGTCTGCAAGATCTCCTGAGCGTCATCCAGAGGAGCCTGAAGCAGCTGCTTAAAGTTCTCATACTCTGGCATTTCCTGGTAGCCTGCCTTTCTCCACTGAGCAATAGTCTGAAATCcagttgaaacaaaatgaatcacatgtgcttttttttttattcattttttttatccacattgaaaaagaaaaaaaaattcagaatgaAGCATTTTGATGCAGACAAACTAGATTTCTGCTGCGTCCTGTCTCACCTCTCCGTGGTAGATAACCAGCTGGAAGAAGGTGTCCATCAGCAGGATTCGATCCGgcaggatgctgctgctgtccagGAGCacaggctgaaaaaaaaacaaaacacaaaatcaaactgAGCTTTACGACGCTTGGTCATGAAGACACTTTGACACCAGTTGAACAGACGGCATCGAATGGATGACAGTAAGAAGGGAGTGAGGCTGACCTCTGGTGGCCCATGGAAGGAGTAGGAGTAGAGGATGGGCTGGATCATAATCAGGGACTGGGTCAGGTCCTGCCTGACAAAGTGGTGCCTGTAGTAGGACGACTCATCAGGGCTGTTGTTGAACACCTGGAGGAACGGAGACCTCCGGAGGTGGAACATGAACTGTAAGAgaaacaagggaaaaaaaacaacaaaaaaatgtcagtgaataaaatattattgtaaaataacctttaataaacaaatgcattttttaaaattcctcaaTTAATATTAATCGAAGGCCTTTTACactgttttctacataaaaGGGTTGTCAGAAGGGTTTCTGCAGGCTTCTCATTTAAGACAGGAAAAAGCCAGCAAGCGAggatatataaaatataaaaaatctatGAGATTTAATAGTTCAGTCAAGATCTGGAAGTAGCATTAAAAGCCAAAGTTACTTTAGAGAATTTAAGACTTTGAGGACTCTCCCGTCTATTTGCAAGTAAgtaatctgttttttatatgaAGTCCAGTAAATAGTTCTTAGTATCTTAATCTAACATTCATACTGATTAGTTGGACATATTAGTTTATCAGGTAATCTGAGAGGAGACTAAAGCAAAATTCTGTAGCCTTTAATGGAAATGCTTTTTATTGACCTTGAACCtgttgtcatgtttgttttgattaagTGTTTACAGGCAGGTCaaggtttttttcttaccaAAGAAATGCGAGGAAACTGGGGGCATTTTCAGTCAAagccaaagaaagaaagaaaaaaaaattaatcttttatatCATGTAGTAACTCTGAGCACAAGAATCTTCCTTTTGGAATGCAAGAAAGATGGTTACTAGGGCACCTTATCCTCCCTCTGTCTGAACAGACGCCCAAAGCAAACTTGAAGTTGGTTTGGAGAGTCATAAAATGGTGCTTGTGTAAACCTCTACGAGGCTTTGGTGAGTCCAGTTGTTTAAAAGTCGTTAACAGACCGTTTAATGTCTTGATCCCTCTCATACCAGATGTTAACTAAATGATGACGCCAAGGAAGTCATCAGTATATAAcctttttttgtggaaatgatGGACTGTCCACTTAGTGGCAGGTTTACCTGTGGGTAGAGGGACAGGGACTCAGACAGTCTGAAGGACGTTGGGTCATCCTTGTTGAACTGGCCAAACTTCTGACACTGGAAACATGACGGGAAGAAAACGTTTAATTCTGAATTTCATCAGATGATTTGTATTAAATCATTTATAACATCACTTTCGCTTCTGTAAAGTCAAATAAACGTCTCCTgtaaaatccacattttcagaggtgttttttttcctacctaaatgtttttttttattttatttaaatttaaaacagaaatggaaatatCTTACATAAACaatattccaaaaacaaaaaaaaagaaaatcaaagattCCTGAATTTGTTTCTAACTCACCAGGCGGATAAGCTGCCTGTCGAGCCACCTGAGAACATCTGGGCCCTCCTCTGACTCGGCCCTGAAGACGCCCAGGCGAGCCATGAGCACGGCGGCCGCTTCTTGGTCGAACGAGGACTCGATGAGCTGAATCTGAGACTGGGCGTCCGCCCAACTGCAACAGTTCacgaagaaagaaacaaagggaGGATGCGTGGTAGAGGAAGAATgcaggacaaaaagaaaacgacAGGTGAGTATGGGTGTGACGTGATGACGCACatagtttaaatgttttcacgGACAAGCTAAGCAGCAAGCATGCAAACATCTCTAGTGAGGACAACCTTCATTCTAGCTTGCATTCCTTCATTTAATCACTTcctcattaacattttttccagTGAGAGAAACTGGTTTGTCGGGAACATACCAAACTGACAATAAAGTCCAGATTTAGGACAAAACTTGAACGACAAAATAAGAGTCTTACTTCCTGGCGATGGTGGTGACCCGTATCCTCCTCTGCGTGTTGGAGTGCTGGTACTGGGTTACGAACTGGATCGCCCCTCGACCACCCTGTGGGACTGGTGCATTGTGCTgcacaaacacagaacacaatCAGTCCTCTTATGCACCAGCCGTTTCACAGCAAGGAAAACAACGAGCCATTGTCTGCAAACTTAAACAAAACGGCCATTATCCTGCATCACAGATGCTCTCTTACTTCAAGTGATAGATATGCACGCCAATCCTGGAAAgctaaaaagctaaacaaataaaagactcttcttttttttttttttttacctgattcACAACTTCAAAGTAAACACCCAAAGTAGTGGAGGGGTTGAGACTGCACAGCTTCCACTGGCTTGTGCCCCCAATGCCCATCTcctgtgaaacataaaacacactGTGGTGAATTCCAGCACATGGAGAGTCTCAGATTACCTACGCGAAGGCCAAAGAATCCGAGGCCCACAGTTCAATCTGGGGCAGCGACTCACATTCTCTGAAACAGAAGGACCCTTTGAGTGCAGTGAAACACACGGCCCGATGGCCCCGCAGACCTTCAGCTCTCTGGATGTCTACAAAGACCACAACAGGACATATTTCAACGTCTGGAGCATGAAATTATACGAGCAATACTTGTTGGATTTTAAGTGAACCGATTTACCTTGACCTCCAGGTTTCCTCCGAACGCCATCTGGAAATCTCCATTGTAGTCTTTTCTGAAGACTCTCTGGAAGGTTTGCTTAAACAGGGACGTATTGAAGGAGTCCCCCATCACAATGTGACCCCTGAAATACGTAAACACttgttacaaaataatttactaaattattCATGGAACATTATTTACTTATTGCAGatttccttttgctttttagtcacttcagctttaattttgtcatttttgtgatGCCCATCTTTCCCTCTTACTATGTCTATGATTAATGTCAGGTAGCGTGAATGTGTGCTATTTTAACACCACATCAACAAAGGAAActaaactgcaaagaaaaaaaaaaaaaaataggactGACCCTCAAATTAAACACATGGTCAGTTCAGACATACCCTGTGAGATTAGATAAGCACTTCATCTCCAGAAGGCCTGTCTGGTCCAGAGCGCACGCGTAGATGTCAATACTGTGTCCGTTCACAGCTGAGCGGTTGGCCAAAGCCTCATAATACTGTGGGAACAAAGAgatgggacaaaaaaaatacataaataatcattttaatcttttgaaTTCGCTGTTCCTGAACATATCAGAGATTTCCCAAATATAATCACCTTGGTAGCTTTCTTCAGATGCCGTGCATTGTCTTTCTGGATGTCGTGCCAGGAGCGGATGGGAGTTTTCAGTTCGTCTCCCACCACCATGCCGGGTCCCTGGGTGGGCGGCCCCCCGATGAACAGCATCACACGAGCCCCTGTGTTTGGGAAAGCCCCCTGAGAGGAAGACAAAGAAGCATTTGGGCTTCACTTGAGTTCCATTTCATCTCAggttttacaaacacaaaattaaacaaattttttttcagccttgtttcttattttaacttATATGATTGAtatttagcacaaaaaaaagaaaaaaaagagcaacgtaaaaactcaaaactttccACTGAAAGAGCCATGTCTAATGGAAAGAATCGAAAGGAATAAGATATGCACgccaaataaaaactcaaataaaaactcCATATAAAAACGTAGGGTGTGAATCTACATTAGCTGAGACTGAACTTGACAACCAACAGACAAATCCAAAGTCCAAAGTCCGGGGATGTCCACAGCATTATGAAACGTTTGGAAAAGAGCCATCTAGACACAAAAATAGCAACAAGAACCTACTTTgatgaaaactaaattaaacagTGGTTCAGTTACAGAAAGACTTTCAGTCCTTAGttacacaaaacatttacacaGTGTTCTGTGGCTCTGCTTTGTACAGACAGCTTTGTTCTCTAGTCCGATCAAAGCATCTAAAGtgattaaaagcaacaaaattcTCCCACTGGGTGGGGAAAGGTGCAGTGGGGTGAAAGATCTCTTGTACTAGTAGTTATATAACAGCACAGATTAttaggaggagaggagagaggataATATCGGTGGAGGGAAAGGACAAAACGCTGAAAGGGAGCGGCCAACGAGCTGCAATGCCAACATGCAGGGAGTAATTATGCAGGAAGACGTGATGTGGCTTTCTCACAGAGGCTCATTGCGCACCATGTCTAAAGTATCGACATTTGCGGAACCCGTTTTTGTactattgttttttgttttttttacctcaagGAGGCCGACGGCAACAGACAGCGCGACACCGGTGGAGCGCAGCGGGCGTTTCTCCTGAGGGACGGGCCAGGGGTCCCTCTGGAGTTCTCCCAGCAAATCGGTCAGGTTCATGTCGACTCGGTGGACTGGCTGCAAGAACCTGGacgggaaaaagaaaagactcttagaaccaaatcaaaacaacaaacagccaGCTGCTGCAGGTGCGATAGATGGCAGCTGATATTGATTAATAACAGAGAACTGGTGTTGTCCTTCGTACCTGCATGAGGCAGCAGCATCCTGAGGAGCCACGGGGCGACCTTGCTGTCCCGGTGCTGCTGGCTTCGTCAGCCCGAGCATCTCCTGAAATAAAAACCGCACGTTACCAAACTGATCTGAGAGATCATGTCAGCATGAATGCCTGCTactttagagaaaaataaatgaactactGATACCGATGTTCATTAAAGTAATCTGAACCTACCTGGATCTGTTTGGAGGAGAGGTCCTTGGTGCCCCTAAAGACGAAGCTCTTGGCAATCCCCTCGCATGTCAGCTCATGGACCTGGACCATGCGGCCAAAAGTGATGAGGCCCACCAGGGCATTTGGTGGCAGCAGACTCAGGGACATCTGGAGGGACTCCTTCAGGGCCTGGAGGTCCTCTTCTTCCAAGCACGTGTCCACGACATACAGAAAAATGAGCGGGGCCGAGGGTCCGCGCTGTGAGGGAGAAAGGAAGTAGGAAGGTTAAACACCGGTCTGACTAAAGTGGAAGTAAACAGAGCAATAAGTGACACTACTTACATTCTATTGTATACCATAACACAGTAAATGTGATGGTTTAATTAAAGGTTTAATTCATCATTTTGCAGCAAGCTGTAAAACTGTTGGATTTTCATTCAACCTAGCCATGTTTCACTCCAGATGTCCTGGAGTGAAAGACCGAACCCAGTgacttttatcttttatgtgTCGCCATTATCTCTCTTTTGCACGGCAGGCCTGCAGAACTGGGCGAGGTCAGAGTGCATACACGTATTAAGGATTTACCTGAACTATGTACTCGATGGTGGAGAACTGTGGCATGAGCTCGGCTGGCTGGTTCACCTCTGATATGCCTGCGTAGGAGGGAGGgaactgcaaacacacaaagaggCCGAAATTGTCAGCTTGACCAGCCTAATACAGGAATGTGGAAAAGCGACACTAAGCTATGGCGCTCATGCATGCCGTGGAGCAAGGTTGGCGTGTCAATTAAACAGCATCGGGGCTGAAACATGTTGCACGTGTTTGGTACTCACAGGGTTCCTCTGGAAACAGAAGTTGCATGCCCAGATTTTGGCTCTGAAGTCAACTTGACTGCAAGAGacaaagaaattgtttttgtagTCTTGAGGTAAAATGTGAGTTGAGATTTTTTACACATCACGCCTGGTATTTATACAGTATGAGGTGAGtatttggaaattaactttCCCCCTTGTTTAAATTCAACACATGAATAAAGTGGATAACAATCAGATCTGTCAACTGGACTTAAACGATTTCATTACAACCAACTTGCCAAATTAGAAGACAGAATTCCTCTAACTTAATGtgattaataacattttataccaaatatgacacacaaaaaaaaacttaattttatcttatttagaTAAAATTAGATAAAATTGTCTTCCTTATAGATTTATCTTTGGTgccaaacattttcagctttcgCAAAGTGTTATTCTCATTGTTCATGCAAACAGCTCTATAAATAAAGCCGGACTGACAACATCTACATAAAGCATGCCTGTATTAGGAATAAATGGACTACAAGACTGCGCTGATTTGAAACTGATTTGCGTAAAACTTACCACAGTGGGTTGAGGACAGCTTTGCAGTTGGCCCGGCTGCACATGACCGGCTCGTACTGGACGGGCGGCAGGTTGGGCCGCTCTTTGAGAGGCGTGAAGAGGCAGGAGACGGGGACCACCAGTCTGGTGGCCTCCAGACGACTGGAGGGCCAGAGGTTCCAGCTGAATCGCACCCCATCTCTGTCCTCGTTTTGTTGAATGAACTCCTGGTAGGTCGACATCTCGGAGCTACAGCAGAAAAAGATGTCGAATTACGGCAAACTGCACTGATCAGTCCAGCAAAAAGAGCCTAGAGCGCTCCAAGCATCTCAGGTCGGTCAAAAAACTCTGTTGCTCCAAACTTGGATCTGTGTGACCAACTCCAGGAAAGGTCTGGTTTAAATACAGGTGAGCCGTCCCCGTCGGAGGCTAAAATAAGACACCGAGCTTCGAAAGCGTGACGCACAAAGCGCCTTTGGTGAACCTGCTTGACTGGTTTTGATGACGGGGAGAGAGAAGAGAGCAGAGCAATCCTAGCGTAAATGAACAGGCGTGGCCAAACTTTTGATCACCATTTGTATATGCCTTGCTTTTGTTGCTGTGCGGTAGGGAAATATGAGTGACGCCTTTAGCAAAGCGTCTCTAAACAGCACTTGGTTACAGATGGATATCCTCCCTCAGAGTTACTGAAGGTCAAATTCTTCCTCTGTAGGAAGAATTTGACGGGAAAGATTAGAAACGTAATCAGGAAGGACTAAAAACAGATTAGAGCAAAAGATATTTACTTTGATATGCTAAAAATATTGTGACtgtataaacaaaaaaaaaagcaatgaacAACAgaatacaaacatgttttcatttagcatTTGCCTGAGTGTTTAAATGTCTAATAATGTAAACAACATCTAATAACATTAAATTAGCTATTCAATTGAGGGTATTGTACTTCTAACATTTGCATATGTTACACTACAATAAACATAGTAGATACAAAACCATAAGTCGAAGTTTCTAAAGAGGACgaatgtaaagaaagaaaaacaactttaatataTAGATTTTCTTCTTATGCGAAACATTTATTACCAtgatgtaataaatgttttgctctgaTAAATATACTGAACCACCTTCATGTAGCTGGCCCGATATTTGTCACTCACTTTGTACTGCAGGTCTGCCTCCTGCCTGGGTTTTTATGTTGGTGAACCCCAACGGCCCCCAATTAGCCCTCTGTAAAAACTTCCTGTATCCAGCCCTGCTCAGCACCGTTAAGCAGCCATTCAACATAAACATTAATACCGTTGGATGTTTTGGATATGACGCACTAAATTAAAACTCACTGAAGGATTAAACAAAGTGGGTCTGACGCACATTAATGACTATTGTTGTtaattacttttgtttgttctgcCACAGAAAACTTTCTCCATTGCAGATGTCCATGAACCTGCTCTGTGGGTCATCGTGGTGCGCAGAGCTCTGAGTGAGTTACTGTGATCAGAACCAGTCTGGTTTTTCTGTTAGCAGCaccagaacctgcagcacaGAGGTCTGAGATATGTTCAcccatattttattatttggtgGTTTGTTCTGCTCCACTTCCACCTCTGTGCCACAATCTGCTCATCTCGGATGCGACGTGATGTTGATTCACTCAGCTGATAGAAAAGGGAGCTGCTGAGGAAAGCTTCACCATGGAAGTGcatttaaatgattcatttgtCACCTAATCCCTCTGAATTGAGACGTACACCACTAGTGCAGACTTTGGTCACAATGTTGTCGGACATGTGCAACATCAGCCTAAAGTGTCGCACAGACAGTTTCTTTCACAGTAAACGCAACATATTTGACAGACTGaatagaaacatttctgcaaggTCAGAGGAGAGGCACCTCGGTCAAAATGTCCAACGATTTTTGTCAGACTAGATTAATTTGCGTTAGTAATGTCTGACATGTTTTCGCCAACATTGATTAAATCGACTTTTAGTTTGTGTTACctcttggttttatttttttgttttttactttaacttttttccatcatgttatttttgcagttaTTCATCCATTTCCTTCTA
Proteins encoded in this window:
- the sec23b gene encoding protein transport protein Sec23B; translation: MSTYQEFIQQNEDRDGVRFSWNLWPSSRLEATRLVVPVSCLFTPLKERPNLPPVQYEPVMCSRANCKAVLNPLCQVDFRAKIWACNFCFQRNPFPPSYAGISEVNQPAELMPQFSTIEYIVQRGPSAPLIFLYVVDTCLEEEDLQALKESLQMSLSLLPPNALVGLITFGRMVQVHELTCEGIAKSFVFRGTKDLSSKQIQEMLGLTKPAAPGQQGRPVAPQDAAASCRFLQPVHRVDMNLTDLLGELQRDPWPVPQEKRPLRSTGVALSVAVGLLEGAFPNTGARVMLFIGGPPTQGPGMVVGDELKTPIRSWHDIQKDNARHLKKATKYYEALANRSAVNGHSIDIYACALDQTGLLEMKCLSNLTGGHIVMGDSFNTSLFKQTFQRVFRKDYNGDFQMAFGGNLEVKTSRELKVCGAIGPCVSLHSKGPSVSENEMGIGGTSQWKLCSLNPSTTLGVYFEVVNQHNAPVPQGGRGAIQFVTQYQHSNTQRRIRVTTIARNWADAQSQIQLIESSFDQEAAAVLMARLGVFRAESEEGPDVLRWLDRQLIRLCQKFGQFNKDDPTSFRLSESLSLYPQFMFHLRRSPFLQVFNNSPDESSYYRHHFVRQDLTQSLIMIQPILYSYSFHGPPEPVLLDSSSILPDRILLMDTFFQLVIYHGETIAQWRKAGYQEMPEYENFKQLLQAPLDDAQEILQTRFPMPRYVDTEHGGSQARFLLSKVNPSQTHNNLYAWGQETGAPILTDDVSLQVFMDHLKKLAVSSSA